In a single window of the Leptospira barantonii genome:
- a CDS encoding ABC transporter ATP-binding protein has protein sequence MGTISVSQLSKFYPGKIAISGLSFEIPQGRITGLLGPNGAGKTTTLKLLTGSLHPNEGRILYDGLDFFENKIEIQKKIGYLPESSPIYFDLTVYEYLSFLGKAKGASKDLKERIDFVLTSLKLESVVFSPIHFLSKGFKQRVSLAGTLIQDPEYIILDEPSSGLDPLQTAELKDLIRTLGKRKTILLSSHVLKEVEDICDHILVLSEGKLIADSSIESLSKGRGCLILAETDLNSLQTFFANRNLEILEITQSGKSEDSFLEFRIHTSNTRPEEIFQILRTAPFQIRSLTPEKNSLESVFESLTLQR, from the coding sequence ATGGGAACGATTTCCGTCAGTCAACTCTCCAAGTTTTATCCGGGAAAGATCGCGATTTCCGGTCTTAGTTTTGAAATTCCTCAAGGGAGAATCACGGGCCTACTCGGCCCGAACGGCGCCGGTAAAACGACAACCCTCAAACTTCTCACCGGCTCCTTACATCCGAACGAAGGAAGAATTCTCTACGACGGTCTTGATTTTTTCGAAAACAAAATCGAGATTCAAAAAAAAATCGGTTATCTTCCGGAATCCTCACCGATCTATTTCGATCTTACCGTTTACGAATATCTTTCTTTTTTAGGAAAAGCAAAGGGCGCGTCGAAGGATCTTAAGGAAAGAATCGATTTCGTATTAACATCGTTAAAGTTGGAGTCCGTCGTCTTTAGCCCCATTCATTTTCTTTCGAAAGGTTTTAAACAAAGGGTTTCCTTGGCGGGAACTCTCATTCAAGATCCTGAATATATCATCTTGGACGAACCCAGCTCCGGTCTGGATCCGCTCCAAACCGCCGAACTCAAGGATTTAATTCGTACATTAGGAAAACGGAAAACGATTCTGCTTTCTTCCCACGTTTTAAAGGAAGTAGAGGACATCTGCGATCACATTCTCGTGTTATCCGAGGGAAAATTGATCGCGGATTCGTCCATAGAATCCTTATCGAAAGGACGGGGTTGTTTGATTCTCGCGGAAACCGATTTGAATTCTTTGCAAACGTTCTTTGCGAATCGTAATCTTGAAATTCTGGAAATCACACAAAGCGGAAAGTCCGAAGATTCCTTTCTCGAATTTAGAATTCATACATCCAATACGCGCCCCGAGGAAATCTTTCAGATTCTAAGAACGGCTCCGTTTCAAATCAGATCCTTAACTCCGGAAAAGAATTCCTTGGAATCCGTTTTCGAATCCTTAACCTTACAACGATAA
- a CDS encoding class I SAM-dependent DNA methyltransferase has product MFKKKPYSGFSSVYDAVMKDVQYERWSEFILSSYAGQGGNILPETVLDLGCGTCKLWEEFPKNVQLTGIDSSSEMLEIARKKPISGELIYADFLDFDLENRKFDLILSTHDSLNYLNDEKELKKVFSKIRTHLGPDGLFFFDLSSLYNFKNHFDGHTFIERVGDYKIRWINRFLEESNTLESTLTFSHRRSEEEFSEVHRHRYFPRNTIRILLEECGLILLEEGSDYEEWNLREDASLINYLCRSTEINLRNR; this is encoded by the coding sequence ATGTTTAAAAAAAAGCCCTATTCCGGCTTTTCGTCGGTTTATGATGCAGTTATGAAGGACGTCCAGTACGAACGCTGGTCGGAATTTATTCTCTCTTCCTACGCCGGTCAAGGCGGAAATATTCTCCCGGAAACCGTTTTGGATTTGGGTTGCGGCACTTGCAAACTCTGGGAAGAATTTCCCAAAAACGTTCAACTTACCGGAATCGATTCAAGTTCGGAAATGCTTGAAATCGCGAGAAAAAAGCCGATTTCAGGAGAATTGATTTATGCCGATTTTCTGGATTTCGATTTAGAAAATCGTAAATTCGATCTCATTCTTTCCACACACGATTCTTTGAATTACCTAAACGATGAGAAAGAACTGAAAAAAGTTTTTTCCAAAATTCGAACACACTTAGGCCCGGACGGACTCTTCTTTTTCGACCTAAGCAGTCTTTACAATTTTAAGAATCATTTCGACGGTCATACCTTCATCGAAAGAGTCGGAGACTATAAAATCCGATGGATCAATCGTTTCCTGGAAGAATCGAACACACTCGAGTCGACGCTCACCTTCTCTCATCGAAGATCCGAGGAAGAATTTTCGGAGGTCCACAGACACAGATACTTCCCAAGGAATACGATTCGAATTCTTTTAGAAGAATGCGGTTTGATTCTTTTGGAAGAAGGTTCCGATTATGAAGAATGGAATTTAAGAGAAGATGCGTCTCTTATAAATTATCTTTGTAGAAGTACGGAAATTAATTTACGAAATCGATGA
- a CDS encoding SpiroCoCo family coiled-coil protein, whose product MGIELLLPFIASVGITILLRRLDKSNYKLSQIKRFTGKVQDELNDIALEKIQFVKDAGIDLEISLKQTRKLANDVHALNEESRQLLDSIKTNRDFLDSVARDLKEVVQLSSDIREESNAIQQGLLRMESGKKEIQLLDQKILDLRSEAEAILEVFTDKVNLRSDELLQSLASKIVELEELLEIKNDKIDQGLNSIAANYRDSLDAHSNSLMRDSVGRIEQLRSEISSLFETIRNKEEDLDLRSEKLQTVFLTISDKLERLDSRVEEKAEAADRKLEEMARLAEKSAQEKLDRILEQVTHSKEAFINGVKLEVDSIRREIEGMSLETMTRRDEILNETRRQAESINESIQFFQEKYLEAENKLLRQADARKSELLRQIDTFEEEFNRISSNLRTDADGLKKDISMGLREFHSALDSAREDAKEKTIHGISNLKEEFDLELSKLHSERSTLIQQDLEAVRQSIVTLDKQISSRIKDVDSYLGDLQSAMESSAGDLMSQVEEKIDLLSGTVDEEVRKIDQRFENLSRYWEEELGNIRLNAQDQMGRLQEKLGDVHVEGKGLLEEFKNEYAVQKDKIEEFVSRYKTNFQKEGDSVSERLGDSLRNIKEDGNEILQTLREEFSGTIDKMEQIVKKNEKVLEIHAEKIRNSVESNLENAGKDAERVLDRLRDSAEDFFEKQEEKISRLNGTIDAKISKQLTSLMDKGQLQLGQLEERISKYILDVKKNLEDSLKASRKDSDDQMKGFQKQLQNQLREMEAASEEFLRSGKEEFKGSMEEYRELQLDLKRDLEEIANAKKNLIAEIQEESENLRSSVEEITDKMEELGEKAELFHKASEVVDKTDSYIQTMEELLSRADERTPLLNELEQKLDELQNLKHSLVNETEDLKLRLDSLASIKDSSDSLRNEFEELQRRSSDWEDTFTRLLEAGEKALEMEETFGDLTERLESLESVRGEVKGLFEETDAHKEAAKGLTNKLYSLQNDVEILEAREKEIAETVRKTDDRIESLFRKKEEIRSVEAKFEKIEDLMVDLSERHKQISTLQHRMEDLKAGAIVVKEDLEGLLGEADDKFEKLSGFLDAVGAVTEGSPSSSKSKDSSKDHLIQRKKATVLNLYHNFQWPAETIAEKLNLETGLVNTILQSESVKKK is encoded by the coding sequence ATGGGAATAGAATTACTCCTGCCGTTTATAGCCAGCGTAGGAATTACAATCCTTCTTCGAAGGCTGGACAAATCCAACTATAAACTCAGTCAAATCAAACGTTTTACGGGAAAAGTTCAAGACGAGTTAAACGACATCGCTCTTGAAAAAATTCAATTCGTAAAAGACGCAGGAATCGATTTAGAGATCAGCCTCAAGCAGACCCGCAAACTTGCAAACGACGTTCACGCTCTCAACGAAGAATCCAGACAACTTCTGGATTCCATCAAAACCAACCGCGATTTTTTAGATTCGGTTGCGCGTGATCTAAAGGAAGTCGTTCAACTTTCCTCCGATATTCGGGAAGAATCCAACGCGATTCAACAGGGACTTCTGCGTATGGAGTCCGGTAAAAAGGAAATTCAACTTCTGGATCAGAAGATTCTCGACTTGAGATCCGAAGCGGAAGCGATCCTCGAAGTTTTTACCGATAAGGTCAATCTTCGTTCGGACGAACTTTTACAATCTCTCGCTTCCAAAATCGTGGAGCTGGAAGAACTTTTAGAAATCAAAAACGATAAGATCGATCAAGGTCTGAATTCGATCGCCGCAAACTACAGAGACAGTTTGGACGCACATTCCAATTCTCTAATGCGTGATTCCGTGGGAAGAATCGAACAACTTCGTTCCGAAATTTCTTCCTTATTCGAAACCATCCGTAACAAAGAAGAAGATTTGGATCTAAGATCCGAAAAGTTGCAGACAGTATTCTTAACCATAAGCGATAAACTCGAACGTTTGGATTCCCGTGTGGAAGAAAAAGCGGAAGCCGCAGATCGCAAACTCGAAGAGATGGCGAGACTCGCGGAAAAATCCGCTCAGGAAAAACTGGATCGGATTCTCGAACAGGTCACTCATTCCAAAGAAGCTTTTATCAACGGAGTCAAACTCGAAGTCGATTCGATTCGCAGAGAAATCGAAGGTATGAGTTTGGAAACCATGACCCGTCGCGACGAAATTTTGAACGAAACAAGACGTCAGGCGGAATCGATCAACGAATCGATTCAGTTCTTCCAGGAAAAATATCTGGAAGCGGAAAACAAACTTCTCCGCCAAGCAGACGCGCGTAAGTCCGAACTTCTGCGTCAGATCGACACTTTTGAAGAAGAATTCAACCGAATCAGTAGCAATCTTCGCACGGACGCGGATGGTCTGAAAAAAGATATTTCCATGGGTCTCAGGGAATTCCATTCAGCTTTGGATTCCGCGAGAGAAGACGCAAAAGAAAAAACGATCCATGGTATTTCCAATCTCAAAGAAGAATTCGATTTAGAACTTTCTAAACTTCATTCGGAAAGATCGACTCTCATTCAACAGGATCTGGAAGCGGTTCGTCAATCCATCGTCACTCTGGATAAACAGATTTCAAGCCGCATCAAGGACGTGGATTCTTATCTCGGAGATCTTCAATCCGCGATGGAATCCAGCGCGGGCGATCTGATGTCTCAGGTCGAAGAGAAGATCGATCTTCTTTCCGGAACCGTGGACGAAGAAGTTCGTAAGATCGATCAGAGATTCGAAAATCTTTCCCGTTATTGGGAAGAAGAACTTGGCAATATCCGTTTGAACGCTCAGGATCAGATGGGCCGTCTTCAGGAAAAACTCGGAGACGTTCATGTGGAAGGCAAGGGTCTTCTCGAAGAATTCAAAAACGAATACGCGGTTCAAAAAGACAAGATCGAAGAATTCGTTTCCCGCTATAAAACCAATTTTCAAAAAGAAGGGGATTCCGTTTCCGAAAGACTCGGCGATTCTCTTCGTAATATCAAAGAGGATGGAAACGAAATTCTCCAGACTCTTCGGGAAGAATTTTCCGGAACCATCGACAAGATGGAACAGATCGTTAAAAAGAACGAAAAGGTTCTCGAAATCCACGCGGAAAAAATCCGTAACAGCGTGGAATCCAATCTGGAAAACGCGGGCAAAGACGCCGAACGCGTGTTAGACCGTCTACGCGATTCCGCGGAAGATTTCTTTGAAAAACAAGAAGAGAAGATCAGCCGCTTAAACGGAACGATCGACGCGAAGATTTCCAAACAACTTACTTCTCTTATGGACAAGGGACAGTTGCAGTTGGGTCAGCTCGAGGAAAGAATCAGCAAATACATTCTCGACGTGAAAAAGAATCTCGAAGATTCTCTCAAAGCTTCCCGCAAGGACAGCGACGATCAGATGAAGGGTTTTCAAAAACAACTTCAGAATCAATTGCGCGAGATGGAAGCCGCTTCCGAAGAATTCCTGCGTTCCGGTAAGGAAGAATTCAAAGGTTCGATGGAAGAATACAGAGAACTTCAACTCGATCTCAAACGAGACTTGGAAGAGATCGCGAACGCTAAGAAAAATCTCATCGCTGAAATCCAAGAGGAATCGGAGAACTTGCGTTCTTCCGTGGAAGAAATCACGGATAAGATGGAAGAACTCGGTGAGAAGGCTGAACTCTTCCACAAAGCGAGCGAGGTCGTCGATAAAACCGATTCTTATATCCAAACGATGGAAGAACTTTTGTCCAGAGCCGACGAAAGAACTCCTTTGTTAAACGAACTCGAACAAAAACTGGACGAGCTACAAAACTTAAAACATTCTCTCGTGAACGAAACGGAAGACTTAAAACTCAGATTGGATTCCCTTGCTTCCATTAAGGATTCCTCGGATTCTCTTCGCAACGAATTCGAAGAACTGCAAAGAAGATCTTCCGATTGGGAAGATACGTTCACTAGACTTCTCGAAGCGGGTGAAAAAGCCCTGGAGATGGAAGAAACTTTCGGAGATCTTACCGAAAGACTCGAAAGTCTGGAATCGGTTCGCGGAGAAGTCAAAGGTCTTTTCGAAGAAACGGACGCTCATAAGGAAGCGGCCAAAGGACTTACGAATAAATTATATTCTCTTCAAAACGACGTTGAAATTTTGGAAGCGAGAGAAAAGGAAATCGCCGAGACCGTTCGCAAAACCGACGATCGAATCGAATCCTTATTCCGTAAAAAAGAAGAGATCCGTTCCGTGGAAGCGAAGTTTGAAAAGATCGAAGACCTTATGGTCGATCTTTCCGAAAGACACAAACAAATTTCCACATTACAACATCGTATGGAAGATTTAAAAGCCGGTGCGATCGTCGTGAAGGAAGACCTCGAAGGTCTTTTAGGCGAAGCGGACGATAAGTTCGAAAAACTTTCCGGTTTCTTAGACGCGGTCGGTGCGGTTACGGAAGGAAGTCCCTCTTCGAGTAAGTCGAAGGATTCTTCCAAGGATCATCTGATTCAAAGAAAGAAAGCTACGGTATTGAATCTGTATCATAACTTTCAATGGCCGGCCGAAACCATCGCCGAAAAATTAAACTTAGAAACGGGACTTGTGAATACGATTCTACAAAGCGAATCCGTTAAGAAGAAATGA
- a CDS encoding LIC_11502 family protein — MQKQLSEKNKFPRTEVALLPNHSGFISYSDVVSAIRLAVLPKDKLSKQIVFAAVVGALKGFQERDLRPFHTNHKYVFAELGSEVLKTVEVSGSIEDFSEEDRIKLLKDSFEYGIRKVYHLEWKLYTSREIY; from the coding sequence ATGCAAAAACAATTATCCGAAAAGAATAAATTTCCCCGCACTGAAGTTGCCTTGCTTCCGAATCATTCCGGTTTTATTTCTTATTCGGATGTTGTTTCCGCGATTCGTCTCGCCGTTTTGCCTAAGGATAAACTTTCCAAACAGATCGTGTTCGCAGCCGTAGTCGGTGCGTTGAAGGGTTTTCAGGAAAGGGATTTGAGACCGTTTCATACGAATCATAAGTACGTTTTTGCAGAACTCGGTTCTGAAGTTTTAAAAACCGTAGAAGTTTCCGGTTCGATCGAAGATTTTTCCGAAGAAGATCGAATCAAACTCCTCAAAGATTCTTTCGAATACGGAATTCGCAAAGTTTATCATCTGGAATGGAAACTTTATACTTCTAGAGAAATCTATTAA
- a CDS encoding response regulator, with amino-acid sequence MRRIPFKLLYVEDEELIRVTMVRFLKRFTAFVCSAENGKVAWDMFLEYQPDVIITDIKMPVLNGIELIKKIREQNLNIPIAAMTAFSEPEIIEAARNAGANEIFIKPVSVDHVRKLLLTFEK; translated from the coding sequence ATGAGACGAATCCCTTTTAAACTTTTGTATGTGGAAGACGAAGAGTTGATTCGTGTAACTATGGTTCGTTTTTTAAAACGTTTTACCGCGTTCGTCTGTTCCGCAGAAAACGGAAAAGTCGCTTGGGACATGTTCCTTGAGTATCAACCGGACGTAATCATTACGGATATCAAGATGCCCGTGTTAAACGGAATTGAACTCATAAAAAAAATTAGGGAACAAAATTTGAATATTCCGATTGCCGCAATGACCGCTTTCTCAGAACCTGAAATTATAGAAGCGGCGCGCAACGCGGGTGCGAATGAAATTTTTATCAAACCGGTGAGCGTGGATCATGTAAGAAAACTGCTTCTTACATTCGAAAAATAG
- a CDS encoding DUF350 domain-containing protein, producing METVLGYLSALGRDAVFFLISFVLFYIGKKIKDWIEPGDLDHEIVVNNNTAVSSGLAGYYLGLTLILLVILSSPGTDFISDCFQVLYYGILGILLLNLSYYINDKVIFRSLDFNELVYSGKNVAVGAVVFGSSIASSIIIAASLSGDNSGLAFSIWKDLGLLEPVQKLLDGTILGVLFFSIGQFALVLFTLAYRKIVPYSLDVELKEKENLASGISYSGALVALGIIIARALHKDPVSMEHTLFQIFLDFVLGLIVIPAVRLLTDAVILPGSTLKEEISRDQNVGVGILEAAVLVSFAGILFYAV from the coding sequence ATGGAAACGGTACTTGGTTATCTGAGCGCTTTAGGTAGAGACGCAGTATTTTTTTTAATCAGTTTTGTTCTCTTTTACATCGGTAAAAAAATCAAGGATTGGATCGAACCCGGCGATCTCGATCACGAAATCGTAGTCAATAACAACACCGCGGTCTCTTCGGGGTTAGCAGGTTATTATCTCGGGCTTACGTTGATTCTGCTCGTAATCCTTTCCTCACCCGGAACCGATTTTATCTCGGATTGTTTTCAAGTTTTATACTACGGCATTCTCGGGATTCTCCTTTTGAATCTTTCCTACTATATCAACGATAAGGTGATCTTTAGAAGTTTGGATTTTAACGAACTTGTATATTCGGGGAAGAACGTAGCGGTCGGTGCGGTCGTTTTCGGAAGTAGCATCGCTTCCTCCATCATTATCGCGGCTTCCTTAAGCGGAGATAACTCTGGACTTGCGTTTTCGATTTGGAAGGACTTGGGTCTTTTGGAACCGGTTCAAAAACTTTTGGACGGAACCATTCTCGGGGTTTTGTTTTTTTCGATCGGACAATTCGCTTTGGTTTTGTTTACGCTCGCGTATCGTAAGATCGTTCCGTATTCTTTGGATGTGGAATTGAAGGAAAAGGAGAATCTTGCCTCCGGAATTTCCTACAGCGGTGCGTTAGTCGCTCTTGGAATCATCATCGCAAGAGCTCTTCACAAAGATCCGGTTTCGATGGAACACACTCTATTTCAAATCTTTTTGGATTTTGTACTTGGGTTGATCGTAATTCCGGCGGTTCGACTTTTGACGGACGCCGTAATTCTACCCGGAAGTACTCTCAAGGAAGAAATCAGTCGAGATCAAAACGTGGGAGTGGGAATCTTGGAAGCCGCCGTACTCGTCAGCTTTGCGGGAATTCTTTTTTACGCGGTTTAA
- the map gene encoding type I methionyl aminopeptidase — protein MIFIKNKSEIEKMRAAGKLAAKLLDYISAYVLPGASTLQLNDLCEEFTKKHGAKSAPLGYKGFPKSICTSVNQVVCHGIPKATDVLKEGDIINIDVTPLLDGYHGDSSRTFIVGGKTIPEVETLVADTERAMYIGIEQVKPGNRVHDIANAIDDFLTPKGYGIVRDLMGHGIGRGFHEDPQIPHFRQNRKLAKLEPGMIFTIEPMVNLGTWQVNFSKEDHWTVTTKDGKWSAQFEHTILVTEKGYEILTVSG, from the coding sequence TTGATCTTCATCAAAAACAAGAGCGAAATCGAAAAAATGAGAGCGGCTGGGAAACTGGCCGCTAAACTTTTGGATTATATTTCCGCTTACGTTCTACCCGGTGCTTCCACATTGCAGTTGAACGATCTTTGCGAGGAATTTACCAAGAAGCACGGAGCAAAATCCGCTCCGCTCGGTTATAAAGGATTTCCTAAATCGATCTGTACTTCCGTGAATCAAGTTGTATGTCACGGAATTCCAAAAGCGACGGATGTTCTAAAGGAAGGGGATATCATCAACATCGATGTGACTCCTCTTTTGGACGGCTATCACGGAGATTCTTCCCGTACGTTCATCGTAGGCGGTAAGACGATTCCGGAAGTGGAAACCCTCGTCGCGGATACGGAAAGAGCGATGTATATCGGCATCGAACAAGTCAAACCCGGCAACCGAGTGCACGATATCGCGAATGCGATCGACGATTTTCTGACTCCGAAAGGATACGGAATCGTTCGCGATCTGATGGGACACGGAATCGGCAGAGGCTTTCACGAAGATCCTCAGATCCCCCACTTTCGTCAGAATCGAAAACTTGCAAAGCTCGAACCCGGTATGATCTTTACGATCGAACCGATGGTCAACCTCGGAACCTGGCAAGTCAACTTCTCCAAAGAAGATCATTGGACCGTAACTACAAAAGACGGCAAGTGGTCCGCTCAATTCGAACACACGATTCTCGTCACCGAAAAAGGCTATGAAATTTTAACCGTATCGGGTTAA
- the queG gene encoding tRNA epoxyqueuosine(34) reductase QueG, with product MIESKEIISEFKSLIESSGFDLYGICDAKIPQEDRDNILSWVKEGKHGKMEWYPKNMDLRLDFKNLGFDPVSAIALGTLYNDPEYDEFSRKMSYRFSRYAIGEDYHRVLRRLAKPLIQALKTKYPNHKFRQGVDSLPVPEKVLARMAGLGWKAKNTNLIHPDFGSFFFITVILTDLPVHTVQIDVKDRCGTCTACIDSCPTGALEPYKIDAGKCISHHTLEDSSETISDTQGWLAGCDVCQDVCPWNHVKARKKGIQTKREEFKTRFYFKENPDSILDFNKEEFKTYFSDSAISRMSFEMFQRNANHIKDTFKNPKV from the coding sequence ATGATCGAAAGTAAAGAAATAATTTCCGAATTCAAATCTCTGATCGAAAGCTCCGGCTTTGATCTTTATGGAATTTGTGACGCAAAAATTCCACAAGAAGACAGAGATAACATTCTTTCTTGGGTAAAGGAAGGAAAACACGGAAAGATGGAATGGTATCCGAAGAACATGGATCTTCGGTTGGATTTTAAGAATCTCGGTTTTGATCCCGTTTCCGCAATCGCTCTGGGAACTCTTTACAACGATCCCGAATACGACGAGTTCTCCCGAAAAATGTCGTATCGATTTTCAAGATACGCGATCGGTGAAGACTATCATCGTGTTCTGCGAAGACTTGCAAAACCTCTAATACAGGCTTTGAAAACAAAATATCCGAATCATAAGTTTCGTCAGGGTGTGGATTCTCTGCCGGTTCCCGAGAAGGTTTTAGCGAGAATGGCCGGACTCGGATGGAAGGCGAAGAATACGAATCTCATTCATCCCGACTTCGGTTCGTTCTTTTTTATCACAGTGATCTTAACCGATTTGCCCGTTCATACGGTACAAATCGACGTCAAGGATCGATGTGGAACCTGTACCGCCTGTATCGATTCCTGTCCGACCGGAGCCTTGGAACCTTATAAGATCGACGCTGGCAAATGTATATCGCATCATACATTGGAAGATTCTTCCGAAACGATTTCGGATACTCAAGGATGGCTCGCGGGTTGCGACGTTTGTCAGGATGTTTGTCCGTGGAATCACGTAAAGGCGCGTAAAAAAGGGATTCAAACAAAAAGGGAAGAATTTAAAACCCGCTTTTATTTTAAGGAGAATCCCGATTCTATCTTGGATTTCAACAAGGAAGAATTCAAAACCTATTTTTCTGATTCCGCTATATCCCGAATGAGTTTCGAGATGTTTCAGAGAAACGCGAACCACATCAAAGATACTTTCAAAAATCCTAAAGTTTAA
- a CDS encoding anti-anti-sigma factor, whose amino-acid sequence MSKFKIEGKFGKVSIDTPVIDGYDKIFDEVTRTASSGSMSEVEFTVESVKKITSSGIAKLLTVKNMMDNYGVKMRIKNLSADLLEVLKKFKVDGKLGL is encoded by the coding sequence ATGTCAAAATTCAAAATAGAAGGTAAGTTCGGTAAGGTTTCGATCGATACTCCGGTAATCGACGGTTACGATAAAATTTTCGACGAGGTGACAAGGACCGCTTCCTCAGGTTCTATGTCCGAAGTGGAATTTACGGTCGAATCGGTGAAGAAAATCACTTCGAGCGGAATCGCAAAACTCTTAACCGTTAAGAACATGATGGATAACTACGGAGTGAAGATGAGAATTAAAAATCTAAGCGCCGATCTTTTAGAAGTCTTAAAAAAATTCAAAGTGGACGGTAAACTCGGTCTTTAA
- a CDS encoding ABC transporter permease, which produces MKLSESIRNFLFNVRTVYSKEISVYFNSPVGTIFASFFLFLTSFLFFFGLGEGSFWDFKSASMEEYFLYVPVLYVIFIPALSMRLWSEEERSGTLEILFSLPLRDSELVLGKFFAAWSFLGFVLSFTFLIPCTIFYLGDLDFGTVVVGYLGIFLLGGANLAVGSFVSSFTRDQIVSYLLGLIFCLLFFLIGYRPVLQFLGTGLGNALAFLSLSNHFEPFRLGILDGREVFFYLSFILFMVYSNVLMLRSKR; this is translated from the coding sequence ATGAAACTTTCCGAATCGATCCGAAACTTTCTTTTCAACGTCCGAACGGTGTATTCGAAAGAAATTTCCGTTTATTTCAATTCTCCCGTGGGAACGATCTTCGCTTCGTTCTTCTTATTCTTAACCTCGTTTTTGTTTTTTTTCGGTTTGGGAGAAGGTTCTTTTTGGGATTTTAAATCCGCGAGTATGGAGGAATACTTTCTCTACGTTCCGGTTTTGTATGTGATCTTTATTCCGGCTCTTTCCATGCGGCTTTGGTCCGAGGAAGAACGTTCCGGAACCTTGGAAATTCTTTTCTCTCTTCCGTTGCGCGATTCGGAATTGGTTCTCGGAAAATTTTTTGCGGCTTGGAGTTTTCTAGGATTCGTTCTTTCCTTTACGTTTTTGATTCCGTGCACGATTTTTTATCTGGGCGATTTGGATTTTGGAACCGTCGTCGTAGGTTATCTTGGAATTTTTCTTTTGGGTGGAGCCAATCTCGCGGTCGGAAGTTTTGTTTCCTCTTTCACGAGAGATCAAATCGTTTCGTATCTGCTCGGTTTGATTTTCTGTCTCTTGTTTTTTCTGATCGGTTATAGACCGGTCCTTCAGTTTTTAGGAACGGGTTTAGGGAATGCCCTCGCCTTTCTTTCTCTTTCCAACCACTTCGAGCCGTTTCGATTGGGAATTCTGGACGGAAGAGAAGTTTTCTTTTACCTGAGCTTCATTCTATTTATGGTATATTCCAATGTCCTCATGTTGAGGTCAAAACGATGA